Proteins encoded together in one Streptomyces umbrinus window:
- a CDS encoding GMC oxidoreductase, which produces MTDERHYDVIIIGTGAGGGTLAHRLAPTGKRILLLERGDYLPRERDNWESSAVFVKGKYRAPEFWYDKHGNQFPPEVNYYVGGNTKFYGAALFRMRPEDFGELRHHDGISPAWPLAYEELEPYYTRAEHLYLVHGRHGEDPTEGPTSAQYAHPPVQHEPRIQQLSQDLEKQGLHPFHLPIGVNLTQDDRGRATRTSACIRCDRVDGFPCLLGAKSDAQVICVDPALEHANVEMVTHADVRRLGTDATGRTVTSVVATVGDGDAVTVKFGADIVVVACGAVNSAVLLLRSADDRHPQGLANSSDVVGRHYMRHNNLALMAVSLEPNDTRFQKTLALHDWYLGSDDWDHPLGGIQMLGKSDSEQIHGEAPRWAGAVAPDMPFEVLAHHAVDFWLCGEDLPAAGNRVTLDRDGGIHLALDETNNIAGLKRLRHKLHSMLGHLGMHEHHLLPHSIYLHKGMPIGATAHQAGTVRFGHDPESSALDVNCKAHDLDNLYVVDTSFFPSIGAVNPSLTAIANALRVGDHIAERLQ; this is translated from the coding sequence CACCGGTGCGGGCGGCGGCACCCTCGCCCACCGGCTGGCCCCCACCGGAAAACGGATCCTTCTTCTCGAACGCGGCGACTATCTGCCCCGCGAACGCGACAACTGGGAATCCTCCGCGGTCTTCGTCAAAGGGAAGTACCGCGCTCCGGAGTTCTGGTACGACAAACACGGAAACCAGTTCCCGCCCGAGGTCAACTACTACGTGGGCGGTAACACCAAGTTCTACGGCGCCGCACTCTTCCGTATGCGCCCGGAGGACTTCGGCGAACTCCGGCACCACGACGGCATCTCACCGGCCTGGCCACTGGCCTACGAGGAACTCGAGCCGTACTACACGCGGGCCGAACACCTCTACCTCGTCCACGGGCGGCACGGCGAGGACCCGACCGAGGGCCCCACCAGCGCCCAGTACGCCCACCCGCCGGTCCAGCACGAGCCGCGCATCCAGCAGCTCAGCCAGGATCTGGAGAAACAGGGGCTGCACCCCTTCCACCTCCCGATCGGGGTGAACCTCACCCAGGACGACCGGGGCCGGGCCACCCGCACCAGCGCCTGCATCCGCTGCGACCGCGTCGACGGCTTCCCGTGTCTGCTCGGCGCCAAGTCCGACGCGCAGGTCATCTGCGTCGACCCCGCTCTCGAACACGCCAACGTCGAGATGGTCACGCATGCGGACGTACGGCGCCTCGGCACGGACGCGACCGGCCGCACCGTCACCTCGGTCGTCGCGACGGTGGGGGACGGGGACGCCGTCACCGTGAAGTTCGGCGCCGACATCGTGGTCGTCGCCTGCGGTGCCGTCAACTCGGCCGTCCTGCTGCTGCGTTCGGCCGACGACCGGCATCCGCAGGGCCTGGCCAACAGCTCGGACGTGGTGGGCCGGCACTACATGCGCCACAACAACCTGGCCCTGATGGCCGTGTCCCTGGAACCCAACGACACCAGGTTCCAGAAGACCCTGGCACTGCACGACTGGTATCTGGGATCCGACGACTGGGACCACCCCCTCGGCGGCATCCAGATGCTGGGCAAGTCCGACTCCGAGCAGATCCACGGCGAAGCGCCCCGCTGGGCCGGGGCCGTCGCCCCCGACATGCCCTTCGAGGTGCTCGCCCATCACGCGGTCGACTTCTGGCTGTGCGGAGAGGATCTGCCCGCGGCCGGGAACCGCGTCACCCTGGACCGGGACGGCGGCATCCACCTGGCCCTCGACGAGACGAACAACATCGCCGGGCTGAAGCGCCTGCGGCACAAACTGCACAGCATGCTCGGCCACTTGGGCATGCACGAACATCATCTGCTGCCGCACAGCATCTACCTGCACAAGGGCATGCCCATCGGCGCCACCGCGCACCAGGCGGGCACGGTCCGCTTCGGCCACGACCCCGAGAGCTCCGCGCTCGACGTCAACTGCAAGGCCCACGACCTCGACAACCTCTACGTCGTCGACACGAGCTTCTTCCCGAGCATCGGGGCGGTCAACCCCTCGTTGACCGCCATAGCCAACGCACTGCGCGTCGGCGACCACATCGCGGAGCGACTGCAATGA
- a CDS encoding DUF2252 domain-containing protein: MNSNHPDESDIRHRTPQERAEHGKAARTTAPRSSHAEFAPTPKRPDPVDIIEAQSATRVPELVPIRYGRMTESPFRFYRGAAAIMAGDLDDTPRSGIRAQLCGDAHLLNFRLLASPERRMMFDINDFDETLPGPWEWDVKRLTASFVIAGRANDFSDKERARIVRATVRSYREWMRRFARMGNLDVWYAQFDEAWVRQQFGPALSARARDRWSQAVTKARSKDSLQAFGKLTHIVDGQTRIAAVPPLITPLQDLLQGVERDALEKEVHRLIERYGHTLQSDRRALLQQYRVTDMARKVVGVGSVGTRCWIVLLLGRNDKDPLLLQAKEADQSVLAPFAGPSAHATQGERVVSGQRLMQATSDIFLGWERVDGIDGRRRDFYVRQLRDWKGIAQPELMVPAGMRTFGELCGATLARAHARSGDRIAIAAYLGGGDSFDRALATFAESYADQNEKDHQALVDAVRSGRVTAEAA, translated from the coding sequence ATGAACTCCAACCACCCGGACGAGAGTGACATCCGCCACCGCACACCCCAGGAGCGGGCCGAACACGGCAAGGCCGCCCGGACGACCGCGCCCCGCTCCAGCCACGCCGAGTTCGCCCCCACGCCCAAACGGCCCGACCCGGTGGACATCATCGAGGCGCAGTCGGCGACGAGGGTTCCCGAGCTGGTCCCCATCCGCTACGGCCGGATGACCGAGTCGCCGTTCCGCTTCTACCGGGGCGCCGCCGCCATCATGGCCGGAGACCTCGACGACACCCCCCGGTCCGGGATCAGGGCGCAGCTGTGCGGGGACGCGCACCTGCTCAACTTCCGGCTCCTTGCCTCGCCCGAGCGCCGCATGATGTTCGACATCAACGACTTCGACGAGACGCTGCCCGGCCCCTGGGAGTGGGACGTCAAGCGCCTGACCGCGAGTTTCGTCATCGCGGGCCGGGCCAACGACTTCAGCGACAAGGAGCGGGCCCGCATCGTGCGGGCGACCGTGCGGTCCTACCGCGAGTGGATGCGGCGCTTCGCCAGGATGGGCAACCTCGACGTGTGGTACGCCCAGTTCGACGAGGCGTGGGTGCGCCAGCAGTTCGGCCCGGCACTGAGCGCACGGGCCCGCGACCGCTGGTCGCAGGCCGTGACCAAGGCACGCAGCAAGGACAGCCTCCAGGCCTTCGGCAAGCTCACCCACATCGTCGACGGGCAGACCCGTATCGCCGCCGTTCCACCGCTGATCACGCCGCTCCAGGACCTGCTGCAGGGCGTCGAACGCGATGCGCTGGAGAAGGAGGTCCACCGGCTGATCGAACGGTACGGCCACACACTGCAGTCGGACCGGCGGGCCCTGCTGCAGCAGTACCGGGTCACCGACATGGCCCGCAAGGTCGTCGGGGTCGGCAGCGTGGGCACCCGCTGCTGGATCGTGCTCCTGCTCGGCCGGAACGACAAGGATCCGCTGCTCCTGCAGGCCAAGGAGGCCGACCAGTCGGTGCTGGCGCCCTTCGCCGGCCCCAGCGCCCACGCGACGCAGGGCGAGCGGGTGGTCTCCGGCCAGCGGCTCATGCAGGCCACCAGCGACATCTTCCTCGGCTGGGAACGGGTCGACGGGATCGACGGCCGCCGACGTGACTTCTACGTACGGCAGTTGCGGGACTGGAAGGGCATCGCCCAGCCCGAGCTGATGGTGCCCGCCGGCATGCGGACCTTCGGTGAGCTGTGCGGCGCCACCCTGGCCCGGGCGCACGCGCGGTCGGGCGACCGGATCGCCATCGCCGCCTATCTGGGCGGGGGCGACTCCTTCGACCGTGCGCTGGCGACCTTCGCCGAGAGCTACGCCGACCAGAACGAGAAGGACCACCAGGCACTCGTCGACGCCGTCCGCTCGGGGCGGGTCACGGCCGAAGCGGCCTGA
- a CDS encoding chloride channel protein: MEIRAVWRGPVGNLALPLAEWSPSGLRRSVIAEQKRGEAAEAAPGNQPQEADQLRDILRRPEYLRALVFCAVIGILVSFAAFWFLVLLHEMESLIWVDWPHDLGWTTPPWWWPLPLALVSGAVVALVVLRFPGRGGHIPAGGLHAGGASKAAVPGVALAALASLPLGAVLGPEAPLIALGGGLALVFRDLVRAPATESSTALLGAAGAAAAISTIFGNPLVAAVLLMEVAGVGGPQLFVVMLPALLAGGVGAIVFTGFGHWTGLDAESLSIGLPAPPTLDLGDVVWSTLMAVVLGAAVHWIIMGGRVAARFVSGHVVRNTMLCALAAGGCATLYAVVTGRSPAEVALSGQATLTDLAAHPHAWSVGSLVAVLVFKGIAYSLCLGSLRGGPVFPSLFLGGAMGVLLSPLPGLGVVPGMAAGMAAASAAALRLPVSCVVLVVLMVGNSETVPVIVIAAVVAFVTTELLPQGPGIPPFSARPGRAPRPGS; this comes from the coding sequence ATGGAGATCAGGGCCGTATGGCGTGGTCCGGTGGGTAATCTCGCGCTGCCATTGGCCGAATGGTCTCCCAGCGGACTCAGGAGAAGCGTCATCGCCGAGCAGAAGCGAGGAGAGGCCGCCGAGGCCGCTCCGGGGAACCAGCCGCAGGAAGCCGACCAGTTGAGGGACATTCTGCGTCGGCCCGAGTATCTGCGGGCGCTGGTGTTCTGCGCCGTGATCGGGATCCTGGTGTCGTTCGCCGCGTTCTGGTTCCTCGTGCTGCTCCATGAGATGGAGAGCCTGATCTGGGTGGACTGGCCGCACGATCTCGGGTGGACGACTCCGCCGTGGTGGTGGCCGCTCCCCCTGGCTCTGGTGTCGGGGGCGGTCGTCGCCCTGGTCGTCCTGCGTTTTCCCGGCAGGGGCGGGCACATCCCGGCGGGGGGCCTGCATGCGGGAGGCGCGTCGAAAGCGGCCGTTCCCGGGGTGGCCCTCGCCGCGCTGGCCAGTCTGCCGCTGGGTGCCGTGCTCGGACCGGAGGCACCGCTGATCGCGCTCGGCGGTGGTCTGGCGCTGGTCTTCCGTGATCTCGTACGCGCTCCCGCGACCGAGTCGAGCACGGCGCTGCTCGGTGCGGCCGGCGCCGCGGCGGCCATTTCCACGATCTTCGGCAATCCGCTGGTGGCGGCCGTGCTGCTGATGGAAGTGGCCGGAGTGGGCGGCCCGCAGCTGTTCGTGGTGATGCTCCCCGCGCTGCTCGCCGGCGGAGTCGGCGCCATCGTCTTCACCGGCTTCGGCCACTGGACCGGGCTTGACGCCGAGAGCCTCAGCATCGGGCTGCCCGCTCCGCCCACCCTCGACCTCGGCGACGTGGTGTGGTCCACGCTGATGGCCGTCGTCCTCGGGGCGGCCGTCCACTGGATCATCATGGGCGGCCGGGTGGCGGCGCGCTTCGTCTCCGGGCATGTCGTACGGAACACGATGCTCTGCGCGCTCGCCGCGGGCGGCTGCGCGACGCTCTACGCGGTCGTCACCGGCCGCTCGCCGGCCGAGGTCGCCCTGTCCGGCCAGGCGACCCTGACCGATCTCGCCGCCCACCCGCACGCGTGGTCGGTCGGCAGTCTGGTGGCGGTCCTGGTGTTCAAGGGCATCGCCTACTCCCTGTGTCTGGGAAGCCTGCGCGGTGGTCCGGTCTTTCCCTCGCTGTTCCTGGGCGGTGCGATGGGTGTGCTCCTGTCACCGCTGCCGGGGCTCGGCGTCGTTCCGGGCATGGCGGCGGGCATGGCGGCCGCGTCCGCCGCCGCGCTTCGGCTGCCCGTCAGCTGCGTGGTGCTGGTCGTGCTCATGGTGGGCAACTCCGAGACCGTCCCGGTGATCGTGATCGCCGCTGTCGTGGCGTTCGTGACCACGGAGCTGCTGCCGCAGGGGCCGGGGATCCCGCCGTTCAGTGCGCGACCCGGTCGAGCGCCCCGTCCAGGGTCGTAG
- a CDS encoding glycoside hydrolase family 5 protein — MRRTSAGTRFTPRLRAAFVALLIAGTSGTTVAASPAGATSSGHTGGHTSGLSKDTTQFKGVNWADPRDNFADDPVVLSGLSTSDTYAQTYTKASRVISAFRANLGANTVRLPINPYTVNGRYWKSYRGVIDAASDKGFKVILSYWEGTGPRKDGFIDDTATYWPMWNTVVKAYKSDKRVYFEPMNEPHGYTDTEWADIAAKWLDTYRQVPRNRVFVSGAGYNDHVTTVCADPRLKGTYLSLHHYGFWKDYATYDQWVADLKVRIGDCANRTVADEFGSPMTTGFDYNKPTPDNNFINYLQAVTDTFRELKMGSVYWPGLRTDDTYSLQTLTGNPARPWLTTTNQSGADRLAWSWGRGKPVQP, encoded by the coding sequence ATGCGCAGAACCTCCGCCGGCACCCGCTTCACCCCCCGGCTGCGGGCCGCCTTCGTGGCGCTCCTGATCGCCGGGACCAGCGGCACCACCGTCGCCGCCAGCCCGGCCGGCGCCACGTCGAGTGGTCACACGGGCGGACACACGAGCGGGCTCAGCAAGGACACGACCCAGTTCAAGGGCGTGAACTGGGCCGATCCGCGCGACAACTTCGCCGACGACCCGGTCGTGCTGTCGGGCCTGTCGACGTCCGACACCTACGCCCAGACGTACACCAAGGCCAGCCGGGTGATCTCGGCCTTCCGCGCGAACCTCGGTGCCAACACGGTCCGGCTGCCCATCAACCCGTACACGGTCAACGGCCGCTACTGGAAGTCCTATCGCGGAGTCATCGACGCGGCCTCGGACAAGGGCTTCAAGGTGATCCTCTCGTACTGGGAGGGAACGGGCCCGCGCAAGGACGGCTTCATCGACGACACGGCCACGTACTGGCCCATGTGGAACACCGTGGTCAAGGCCTACAAGAGCGACAAGCGGGTCTACTTCGAGCCGATGAACGAGCCGCACGGCTACACCGACACGGAGTGGGCGGACATAGCCGCGAAGTGGCTGGACACGTACCGTCAGGTCCCGCGCAACCGGGTCTTCGTCAGTGGCGCGGGCTACAACGACCACGTCACGACCGTCTGCGCCGACCCGCGCCTGAAGGGCACGTATCTGTCGCTGCACCACTACGGGTTCTGGAAGGACTACGCCACCTACGACCAGTGGGTGGCCGACCTCAAGGTCCGCATCGGTGACTGCGCGAACCGGACCGTCGCGGACGAGTTCGGCTCCCCGATGACCACCGGATTCGACTACAACAAGCCGACCCCGGACAACAACTTCATCAACTACCTGCAGGCCGTCACCGACACGTTCCGCGAGCTCAAGATGGGCTCCGTGTACTGGCCCGGCCTGCGCACGGACGACACCTACTCCCTGCAGACCCTGACCGGCAACCCGGCCCGCCCCTGGCTGACCACCACCAACCAGTCCGGCGCCGACCGCCTCGCCTGGTCCTGGGGCCGCGGCAAGCCCGTTCAGCCGTAG
- a CDS encoding sensor histidine kinase: protein MSEASEPPEPVEPTEPSAPRGPLPRVLEAVLGVGVDPELRATLQHIVDTAAELTDAQHAALEATDPVHGTAGDGPTEFRAPEPPAAGQAAHSRLDVPVRVRDDAYGSLRLTGKRDGGDFTGEDEQLVRVLATQAGIAIGNARLYETARQRERWIEGAAAVTTALLTGETAADALMTVAERARMLADASAGVILQPTDEGGMEIVTASTLDDPGGLVGTTIEAGSAVLEQLLGGEPVFVDDSATDPRMTTQVRHRFGPSMLLPLQAGGRLIGTLALPRRRGGRPYTSVEQLLATQFASQAALALVLADAQQRRERLAVFEDRDRIARDLHDLVVQRLFATGMMLESTQRRTADEEQDAEVHAMLGRAVEELRSTVQEVRTAIFALQQPPADAPTTFRGKVLRETAGAAAALGFQPSVQFTGPVDARLPAPVATRLLTALRAALAAASHRTGTTRVTVSVDATTTLPDGRPGVRLTVFDDGEGEAGREDGPGAGTTVTWQSPLRTHP, encoded by the coding sequence ATGAGCGAAGCCTCCGAACCCCCCGAGCCTGTCGAACCCACCGAGCCGTCCGCTCCCCGTGGCCCGCTCCCCCGCGTGCTCGAAGCCGTCCTGGGCGTCGGCGTCGACCCGGAGCTGCGTGCCACGCTCCAGCACATCGTGGACACCGCGGCCGAGCTGACCGACGCCCAGCACGCGGCACTGGAGGCCACCGACCCCGTACACGGCACCGCCGGCGACGGCCCGACGGAGTTCCGCGCGCCCGAACCACCTGCGGCCGGGCAGGCCGCCCACAGCCGCCTCGACGTGCCGGTGCGCGTACGCGACGACGCGTACGGAAGCCTCCGTCTCACCGGGAAGCGCGACGGCGGCGACTTCACGGGCGAGGACGAGCAGCTGGTGCGGGTGCTGGCCACCCAGGCGGGCATCGCGATCGGCAACGCCCGCCTGTACGAGACGGCCCGTCAGCGGGAGCGCTGGATCGAGGGCGCGGCGGCCGTGACCACGGCGCTGCTCACCGGCGAGACGGCGGCCGACGCGCTGATGACGGTCGCCGAGCGGGCCCGGATGCTCGCCGACGCCTCGGCCGGGGTGATCCTCCAGCCCACCGACGAGGGCGGCATGGAGATCGTGACGGCGTCGACGCTCGACGACCCGGGCGGTCTCGTCGGTACGACCATCGAGGCGGGCAGCGCGGTCCTCGAGCAACTCCTGGGCGGGGAGCCGGTGTTCGTGGACGACTCGGCGACCGACCCGCGTATGACCACACAGGTACGGCACCGGTTCGGGCCGAGCATGCTGCTGCCGCTCCAGGCCGGCGGCCGGCTCATCGGCACCCTCGCCCTCCCGCGTCGGCGCGGCGGCCGTCCGTACACGTCCGTGGAGCAGTTGCTGGCCACGCAGTTCGCCTCGCAGGCCGCCCTCGCGCTCGTCCTCGCGGACGCCCAGCAGCGGCGGGAGCGGCTCGCGGTCTTCGAGGACCGTGACCGGATCGCGCGTGACCTGCACGATCTGGTCGTACAGCGGCTCTTCGCGACCGGCATGATGCTGGAGTCCACCCAGCGCCGCACCGCCGACGAGGAGCAGGACGCCGAGGTCCACGCGATGCTGGGCCGGGCCGTCGAGGAACTCCGGTCGACCGTCCAGGAGGTCCGTACGGCGATCTTCGCGCTGCAACAGCCGCCCGCCGACGCCCCCACCACGTTCCGGGGCAAGGTCCTCCGCGAGACGGCAGGCGCCGCGGCGGCCCTCGGCTTCCAGCCTTCCGTGCAGTTCACGGGACCGGTCGACGCCCGGCTCCCGGCGCCGGTGGCCACCCGCCTCCTCACCGCCCTCCGCGCCGCCCTGGCGGCCGCGTCCCACCGCACCGGCACCACCCGCGTCACCGTCTCGGTCGACGCGACGACGACACTCCCGGACGGCCGCCCCGGCGTACGGCTGACGGTGTTCGACGACGGGGAGGGGGAGGCGGGCAGGGAGGACGGACCCGGAGCCGGGACGACGGTGACATGGCAGTCCCCCCTGCGAACACATCCGTGA
- a CDS encoding rod shape-determining protein, whose product MTASLEQLRRCHFAVDMGAARTRVFVKGAGLVVDQPSVAAVNTKTGALIAVGEFAEKMTGRTPDYIRVVRPVSGGTVVDIEMAQRMLRQLLGDKVRRALRRKPRLRAAICTPHDADPLAERAAVETLVGLGARRVELVDTLIAAGVGCGLPVERPEATMIMVCGAAATQVAVLSLGSIVTAARIPVGGEAIDHAIVQHLRHQHELMLPSQSVRPLQLALSGNGLTPHGPASTEIHGRDVATGLARSVQVDTAAVRDAIQTPLTAVLDGIGKVLRVCPPDLVADLADRGIMMVGGSALLPGLDQMLRHATGMPVHIAERPDVCAVLGLGAMLEGRIEPLALDPLAT is encoded by the coding sequence AGGGCGCCGGGCTCGTCGTGGACCAGCCGAGCGTCGCCGCCGTGAACACGAAGACCGGCGCCCTGATCGCCGTCGGCGAGTTCGCGGAGAAGATGACGGGCCGCACGCCCGACTACATCCGTGTCGTACGGCCCGTCTCCGGCGGCACGGTCGTCGACATCGAGATGGCCCAGCGCATGCTCCGCCAGCTGCTCGGCGACAAGGTCCGCCGCGCCCTGCGCCGCAAGCCCCGGCTGCGGGCCGCCATCTGCACCCCGCACGACGCCGACCCGCTCGCGGAGCGCGCCGCCGTCGAGACGCTCGTCGGGCTCGGTGCGCGGCGCGTCGAACTCGTCGACACGCTCATCGCCGCCGGCGTCGGCTGCGGACTGCCCGTGGAGCGGCCCGAGGCCACCATGATCATGGTGTGCGGGGCCGCCGCCACCCAGGTCGCGGTGCTGTCCCTCGGCTCGATCGTGACCGCCGCGCGCATCCCCGTCGGCGGCGAGGCCATCGACCACGCGATCGTCCAGCACCTGCGCCACCAGCACGAGCTGATGCTCCCGTCGCAGTCCGTACGACCGCTGCAGCTCGCCCTCTCCGGGAACGGGCTCACCCCGCACGGCCCCGCCTCCACCGAGATCCACGGCAGGGACGTGGCCACCGGCCTCGCCCGTTCCGTGCAGGTCGACACGGCCGCCGTGCGCGACGCGATCCAGACCCCGCTGACCGCCGTGCTCGACGGCATCGGCAAGGTGCTGCGCGTCTGCCCGCCCGACCTGGTGGCCGACCTCGCCGACCGCGGGATCATGATGGTCGGCGGCAGCGCCCTGCTGCCGGGCCTCGACCAGATGCTGCGGCACGCGACGGGCATGCCGGTGCACATCGCCGAACGCCCCGACGTGTGCGCGGTCCTCGGCCTGGGCGCGATGCTGGAGGGCCGGATCGAGCCCCTGGCCCTAGACCCGCTGGCCACCTGA